The nucleotide sequence CCAAGCTGGTCTCGCCGACGCTGAGGGCGGTGTCAGCCATCACAATGCTGGCAACCGTTGGCGCGCCGATGTCGACGGCCTGGGTGGCGTTGGCGGCAGTGCTGGCGTTGCCGGCAGCATCCTGGGCGGCGCCAGACGCGACATCAACGGTGATCTGGCCACCGGTCGGAGTCACGACCAAGGTGTAGGTCTGGCCATCGACGCTGGTGAAGGCGCCTTTGGTGCCGTTGGCCACACTGATGTCATCAGCGGTGAAGCCGGTGACGGCCTCAGTGAAGCTAAAGGTAAAGGTCACCGGGCCATTGGCCACACCGGCGACGTTGTCGCTGATACTCAACATAGGGGCCTGGGTGTCGATCTGGTAGTTGGCGCTGCTGGCCCCGGTGCCGGCGTTACCGGCGGTGTCGGTGTAAGTCGCGGCCACGGTGATCAGGTTGCTGGTGTCGGTCACGTTGACGCTTGGGGTGAAGGTACCGGTCCACGTCACACCGCCATCGGCGCTGCTCAAGGCGCTGAGGGTGCCGTTCTCGACAGTCACATCGGTGTTATCAAAGGCGACGACCGCCTCGCTGAAGGTGATGGTGACCAAGCTGGTCTCACCGACGCTGAGGGCGGTGTCGGCCATGACAATGCTGGCAACCGTTGGCGCGCCGATGTCGACGGCCTGTGTCGCGTTGGCGGCAGTGCTGGCGTTGCCGGCAGCATCCTGGGCGGCGCCAGACGCGACATCAACGGTGATCTGGCCACCGGTCGGAGTCACGACCAAGGTGTAGGTCTGGCCATCGACGCTGGTGAAGGCGCCTTTGGTGCCGTTGGCCACACTGATGTCATCAGCGGTGAAGCCGGTGACGGCCTCAGTGAAGCTAAAGGTAAAGGTCACCGGGCCATTGGCCACACCGGCGACGTTGTCGCTGATACTCAACATAGGGGCCTGGGTGTCGATCTGGTAGTTGGCGCTGCTGGCCCCGGTGCCGGCGTTACCGGCGGTGTCGGTGTAAGTCGCGGCCACGGTGATCAGGTTAGTGGTGTCTTCAACATTGACGCTTGGGGTGAAGGTACCGGTCCACGTCACACCGCCATCGGCGCTGCTCAAGGCGCTGAGGGTGCCGTTCTCGACAGTCACATCGGTGTTATCAAAGGCGACGACCGCCTCACTGAAGGTGATGGTGACCAAGCTGGTCTCGCCGACGCTGAGGGCGGTGTCGGCCATGACAATGCTGGCAACCGTTGGCGCGCCGATGTCGACGGCCTGGGTGGCGTTGGCGGCAGTGCTGGCGTTGCCGGCAGCATCCTGGGCGGCGCCAGACGCGACATCAACGGTGATCTGGCCACCGGTCGGAGTCACGACCAAGGTGTAGGTCTGGCCATCGACGCTGGTGAAGGCGCCTTTGGTGCCGTTGGCCACACTGATGTCATCAGCGGTGAAGCCGGTGACGGCCTCAGTGAAGCTAAAGGTAAAGGTCACCGGGCCATTGGCCACACCGGCGACGTTGTCGCTGATACTCAACACAGGGGCCTGGGTGTCGATCTGGTAGTTGGCGCTGCTGGCCCCGGTGCCGGCGTTACCGGCGGTGTCGGTGTAAGTCGCGGCCACGGTGATCAGGTTAGTGGTGTCTTCAACATTGACGCTTGGGGTGAAGGTACCGGTCCACGTCACACCGCCATCGGCGCTGCTCAAGGCGCTGAGGGTGCCGTTCTCGACAGTCACATCGGTGTTATCAAAGGCGACGACCGCCTCGCTGAAGGTGATGGTGACCAAGCTGGTCTCGCCGACGCTGAGGGCGGTGTCAGCCATCACAATGCTGGCAACCGTTGGCGCGCCGATGTCGACGGCCTGGGTGGCGTTGGCGGCAGTGCTGGCGTTGCCGGCAGCATCCTGGGCGGCGCCAGACGCGACATCAACGGTGATCTGGCCACCGGTCGGAGTCACGACCAAGGTGTAGGTCTGGCCATCGACGCTGGTGAAGGCGCCTTTGGTGCCGTTGGCCACACTGATGTCATCAGCGGTGAAGCCGGTGACGGCCTCAGTGAAGCTAAAGGTAAAGGTCACCGGGCCATTGGCCACACCGGCGACGTTGTCGCTGATACTCAACATAGGGGCCTGGGTGTCGATCTGGTAGTTGGCGCTGCTGGCCCCGGTGCCGGCGTTACCGGCGGTGTCGGTGTAAGTCGCGGCCACGGTGATCAGGTTAGTGGTGTCTTCAACATTGACGCTTGGGGTGAAGGTACCGGTCCACGTCACACCGCCATCGGCGCTGCTCAAGGCGCTGAGGGTGCCGTTCTCGACAGTCACATCGGTGTTATCAAAGGCGACGACCGCCTCACTGAAGGTGATGGTGACCAAGCTGGTCTCGCCGACGCTGAGGGCGGTGTCGGCCATGACAATGCTGGCAACCGTTGGCGCGCCGATGTCGACGGCCTGGGTGGCGTTGGCGGCAGTGCTGGCGTTGCCGGCAGCATCCTGGGCGGCGCCAGACGCGACATCAACGGTGATCTGGCCACCGGTCGGAGTCACGACCAAGGTGTAGGTCTGGCCATCGACGCTGGTGAAGGCGCCTTTGGTGCCGTTGGCCACACTGATGTCATCAGCGGTGAAGCCGGTGACGGCCTCAGTGAAGCTAAAGGTAAAGGTCACCGGGCCATTGGCCACACCGGCGACGTTGTCGCTGATACTCAACACAGGGGCCTGGGTGTCGATCTGGTAGTTGGCGCTGCTGGCCCCGGTGCCGGCGTTACCGGCGGTGTCGGTGTAAGTCGCGGCCACGGTGATCAGGTTAGTGGTGTCTTCAACATTGACGCTTGGGGTGAAGGTACCGGTCCACGTCACACCGCCATCGGCGCTGCTCAAGGCGCTGAGGGTGCCGTTCTCGACAGTCACATCGGTGTTATCAAAGGCGACGACCGCCTCACTGAAGGTGATGGTGACCAAGCTGGTCTCGCCGACGCTGAGGGCGGTGTCGGCCATGACAATGCTGGCAACCGTTGGCGCGCCGATGTCGACGGCCTGGGTGGCGTTGGCGGCAGTGCTGGCGTTGCCGGCAGCATCCTGGGCGGCGCCAGACGCGACATCAACGGTGATCTGGCCACCGGTCGGAGTCACGACCAAGGTGTAGGTCTGGCCATCGACGCTGGTGAAGGCGCCTTTGGTGCCGTTGGCCACACTGATGTCATCAGCGGTGAAGCCGGTGACGGCCTCAGTGAAGCTAAAGGTAAAGGTCACCGGGCCATTGGCCACACCGGCGACGTTGTCGCTGATACTCAACACAGGGGCCTGGGTGTCGATCTGGTAGTTGGCGCTGCTGGCCCCGGTGCCGGCGTTACCGGCGGTGTCGGTGTAAGTCGCGGCCACGGTGATCAGGTTAGTGGTGTCTTCAACATTGACGCTTGGGGTGAAGGTACCGGTCCACGTCACACCGCCATCGGCGCTGCTCAAGGCGCTGAGGGTGCCGTTCTCGACAGTCACATCGGTGTTATCAAAGGCGACGACCGCCTCGCTGAAGGTGATGGTGACCAAGCTGGTCTCGCCGACGCTGAGGGCGGTGTCAGCCATCACAATGCTGGCAACCGTTGGCGCGCCGATGTCGACGGCCTGGGTGGCGTTGGCGGCAGTGCTGGCGTTGCCGGCAGCATCCTGGGCGGCGCCAGACGCGACATCAACGGTGATCTGGCCACCGGTCGGAGTCACGACCAAGGTGTAGGTCTGGCCATCGACGCTGGTGAAGGCGCCTTTGGTGCCGTTGGCCACACTGATGTCATCAGCGGTGAAGCCGGTGACGGCCTCAGTGAAGCTAAAGGTAAAGGTCACCGGGCCATTGGCCACACCGGCGACGTTGTCGCTGATACTCAACATAGGGGCCTGGGTGTCGATCTGGTAGTTGGCGCTGCTGGCCCCGGTGCCGGCGTTACCGGCGGTGTCGGTGTAAGTCGCGGCCACGGTGATCAGGTTAGTGGTGTCTTCAACATTGACGCTTGGGGTGAAGGTACCGGTCCACGTCACACCGCCATCGGCGCTGCTCAAGGCGCTGAGGGTGCCGTTCTCGACAGTCACATCGGTGTTATCAAAGGCGACGACCGCCTCACTGAAGGTGATGGTGACCAAGCTGGTCTCGCCGACGCTGAGGGCGGTGTCGGCCATGACAATGCTGGCAACCGTTGGCGCGCCGATGTCGACGGCCTGGGTGGCGTTGGCGGCAGTGCTGGCGTTGCCGGCAGCATCCTGGGCGGCGCCAGACGCGACATCAACGGTGATCTGGCCACCGGTCGGAGTCACGACCAAGGTGTAGGTCTGGCCATCGACGCTGGTGAAGGCGCCTTTGGTGCCGTTGGCCACACTGATGTCATCAGCGGTGAAGCCGGTGACGGCCTCAGTGAAGCTAAAGGTAAAGGTCACCGGGCCATTGGCCACACCGGCGACGTTGTCGCTGATACTCAACACAGGGGCCTGGGTGTCGATCTGGTAGTTGGCGCTGCTGGCCCCGGTGCCGGCGTTACCGGCGGTGTCGGTGTAAGTCGCGGCCACGGTGATCAGGTTAGTGGTGTCTTCAACATTGACGCTTGGGGTGAAGGTACCGGTCCACGTCACACCGCCATCGGCGCTGCTCAAGGCGCTGAGGGTGCCGTTCTCGACAGTCACATCGGTGTTATCAAAGGCGACGACCGCCTCGCTGAAGGTGATGGTGACCAAGCTGGTCTCGCCGACGCTGAGGGCGGTGTCAGCCATCACAATGCTGGCAACCGTTGGCGCGCCGATGTCGACGGCCTGGGTGGCGTTGGCGGCAGTGCTGGCGTTGCCGGCAGCATCCTGGGCGGCGCCAGACGCGACATCAACGGTGATCTGGCCACCGGTCGGAGTCACGACCAAGGTGTAGGTCTGGCCATCGACGCTGGTGAAGGCGCCTTTGGTGCCGTTGGCCACACTGATGTCATCAGCGGTGAAGCCGGTGACGGCCTCAGTGAAGCTAAAGGTAAAGGTCACCGGGCCATTGGCCACACCGGCGACGTTGTCGCTGATACTCAACACAGGGGCCTGGGTGTCGATCTGGTAGTTGGCGCTGCTGGCCCCGGTGCCGGCGTTACCGGCGGTGTCGGTGTAAGTCGCGGCCACGGTGATCAGGTTAGTGGTGTCTTCAACATTGACGCTTGGGGTGAAGGTACCGGTCCACGTCACACCGCCATCGGCGCTGCTCAAGGCGCTGAGGGTGCCGTTCTCGACAGTCACATCGGTGTTATCAAAGGCGACGACCGCCTCGCTGAAGGTGATGGTGACCAAGCTGGTCTCACCGACGCTGAGGGCGGTGTCGGCCATGACAATGCTGGCAACCGTTGGCGCGCCGATGTCCACGGCCTGTGTCGCGTTGGCTGCAGTGCTGGCGTTGCCGGCAGCATCCTGGGCGGCGCCAGACGCGACATCAACGGTGATCTGGCCACCGGTCGGAGTCACGACCAAGGTGTAGGTCTGGCCATCGACGCTGGTGAAGGCGCCTTTGGTGCCGTTGGCCACACTGATGTCATCAGCGGTGAAGCCGGTGACGGCCTCAGTGAAGCTAAAGGTAAAGGTCACCGGGCCATTGGCCACACCGGCGACGTTGTCGCTGATACTCAACACAGGGGCCTGGGTGTCGATCTGGTAGTTGGCGCTGCTGGCCCCGGTGCCGGCGTTACCGGCGGTGTCGGTGTAAGTCGCGGCCACGGTGATCAGGTTGCTGGTGTCGGTCACGTTGACGCTTGGGGTGAAGGTACCGGTCCACGTCACACCGCCATCGGCGCTGCTCAAGGCGCTGAGGGTGCCGTTCTCGACAGTCACATCGGTGTTATCAAAGGCGACGACCGCCTCACTGAAGGTGATGGTGACCAAGCTGGTCTCGCCGACGCTGAGGGCGGTGTCGGCCATCACAATGCTGGCAACCGTTGGCGCGCCGATGTCGACGGCCTGGGTGGCGTTGGCGGCAGTGCTGGCGTTGCCGGCGGCATCCTGGGCGGCGCCAGACGCGACATCAACGGTGATCTGGCCACCGGTCGGAGTCACGACCAAGGTGTAGGTCTGGCCATCGACGCTGGTGAAGGTGCCTTTGGTGCCGTTGGCCACACTGATGTCATCAGCGGTGAAGCCGGTGACGGCCTCAGTGAAGCTAAAGGTAAAGGTCACCGGGCCATTGGCCACACCGGCGACGTTGTCGCTGATACTCAACACAGGGGCCTGGGTGTCGATCTGGTAGTTGGCGCTGCTGGCCCCGGTGCCGGCGTTACCGGCGGTGTCGGTGTAAGTCGCGGCCACGGTGATCAGGTTGCTGGTGTCGGTCACGTTGACGCTTGGGGTGAAGGTACCGGTCCACGTCACACCGCCATCGGCGCTGCTCAAGGCGCTGAGGGTGCCGTTCTCGACAGTCACATCGGTGTTATCAAAGGCGACGACCGCCTCGCTGAAGGTGATGGTGACCAAGCTGGTCTCACCGACGCTGAGGGCGGTGTCGGCCATCACAATGCTGGCAACCGTTGGCGCGCCGATGTCCACGGCCTGTGTCGCGTTGGCTGCAGTGCTGGCGTTGCCGGCGGCATCCTGGGCGGCGCCAGACGCGACATCAACGGTGATCTGGCCACCGGTCGGAGTCACGACCAAGGTGTAGGTCTGGCCATCGACGCTGGTGAAGGCGCCTTTGGTGCCGTTGGCCACACTGATGTCATCAGCGGTGAAGCCGGTGACGGCCTCAGTGAAGCTAAAGGTAAAGGTCACCGGGCCATTGGCCACACCGGCGACGTTGTCGCTGATGCTCAGCACAGGGGCCTGGGTGTCGATTTGGTAGTTGGCGCTGCTGGCCCCGGTGCCGGCGTTACCGGCGGTGTCGGTGTAAGTCGCGGCCACGGTGATCAGGTTGCTGGTGTCGGTCACGTTGACGCTTGGGGTGAAGGTACCGGTCCACGTCACACCGCCATCGGCGCTGCTCAAGGCGCTGAGGGTGCCGTTCTCGACAGTCACATCGGTGTTATCAAAGGCGACGACCGCCTCGCTGAAGGTGATGGTGACCAAGCTGGTCTCACCGACGCTGAGGGCGGTGTCGGCCATGACAATGCTGGCAACCGTTGGCGCGCCGATGTCCACGGCCTGTGTCGCGTTGGCTGCAGTGCTGGCGTTGCCGGCAGCATCCTGGGCGGCGCCAGACGCGACATCAACGGTGATCTGGCCACCGGTCGGAGTCACGACCAAGGTGTAGGTCTGGCCATCGACGCTGGTGAAGGCGCCTTTGGTGCCGTTGGCCACACTGATGTCATCAGCGGTGAAGCCGGTGACGGCCTCAGTGAAGCTAAAGGTAAAGGTCACCGGGCCATTGGCCACACCGGCGACGTTGTCGCTGATACTCAACACAGGGGCCTGGGTGTCGATCTGGTAGTTGGCGCTGCTGGCCCCGGTGCCGGCGTTACCGGCGGTGTCGGTGTAAGTCGCGGCCACGGTGATCAGGTTAGTGGTGTCTTCAACATTGACGCTTGGGGTGAAGGTACCGGTCCACGTCACACCGCCATCGGCGCTGCTCAAGGCGCTGAGGGTGCCGTTCTCGACAGTCACATCGGTGTTATCAAAGGCGACGACCGCCTCACTGAAGGTGATGGTGACCAAGCTGGTCTCGCCGACGCTGAGGGCGGTGTCAGCCATCACAATGCTGGCAACCGTTGGCGCGCCGATGTCGACGGCCTGGGTGGCGTTGGCGGCCACATTTTCAGCTGCGGTCTGGCCTGCCAAGCTTGGACCCTCGGTATCGAATCCTACTGTCGGGTCCAGTTGCTGGCCAGTTTCATCCAGTAATACAAAGCTATGCCCGCCGCCCGCCGCGCCGCCAGTGCCTGCGCCTGTTCCAGCGCCTGCCGCGGGGGCTTCAAGGTCGGTGGTGGGGTCGAAGCCGGCGGCTAAGGCTTGTTCTAATTCAGAGTCCGGCGCTCGCTCATCACTGGCGTTAGCATCCGGGCCTGCTTGCCAGTTACTGTTTTGCCCCACGCTAACCAGCTCGCCATTGGCCAGTTGCAGCGTCACTTCGCCGCCCAAGCCAGTGAGTACTTGCTCACCCATCAGCAGGCGCTCGCCTTCAAATATCTGACGTTTTAGACCGTCGATAGAAACGGCAAACACTTGTCCTACAAGAGATTTGACGATGGCGGCGATAGTGCTCATAGGTGAAGCTCCATGGTTTACGTGCGGTGATATTCGTTGAGTTTCTCGTCAGAACGGTGTGTTTATTGCGACAGCGTTTTGACTTTAAGTCATGTCATTAATTTGGCTTATTTCTTTTCGAAATTAGCTATATGCCAAACTATTGACCGACTGCTCGGGATAATAAACAATGCGGCACCTGATGTCACTTTGATATTGGCATAAAAACTCTGTGATGCAGTTCACGCTTAGTCGGTTGCTTGTGTATTCTTCCGGCCGCGCTTGATAGGTGTAATGTTTCACGGCTCAAGTCGCTAGTCCAACCTGATAAGGAATTCACTCAATGCGTTTTTTTGCACTGTTCCCTCTTGCTCTTGCGGTGTCGATGGCTGCCCACGGTCAGACTCTTAATGAAGCCATGCAAAGTGCCCTTGATGTGCATCCTGAGATTCAGGCGGGCATCAATGCGCGTTTGTCAGTTGAAGAACAAATGAAGGCTGCCAAAGGCGGTTACCTGCCGCGGGTCGACCTGTTGGCAGGTTATGGCCGTGAGGGCACTGACAGCCCCGGCACCCGTGGCACTACTCATAATACCGAAACGCTGAATCGCGGCGAGTCGAGCCTGCGTGTGCAACAGATGCTGTTTGATGGGTTTGCCACTAGCAGCGAAGTGGGCCGCCAGCGTGCCACCGTTAATGCCCGTGCTTATGAGTTGCTTGGAACTGCCGAGCGGACTGCACTGACAGTCGCAGAGGTTTATCTCGATTTGCTGACGCGTCAGGAATTGGTGCGTCTGGCTGAGACTAACCTGGCCAGTCACGAGCGTATTTATGACCAAATCACCCGCCGCAGCGAAAGTGGTGTGGGCCGCACCGCAGACCTTGATCAAGCCGAGGCGCGTTTGGCTCAGGCGCGTAACAACCTGATTACCGAGCAGACTAACTTGGCTGATGCACAGGTCAATTATTTCAGTGTGGTCGGTCGTGATGCCAGCGAGTTGAGTCGGCCTGCTGGTTTGGCCGGGCATTTACCGCAAAGCCTAAGTTCTGCGCGCCAAGAAATGCTCGCCAATAACCCACTGCTGAGTTCGGCAGAGGCGGATGTTCAGGCCACCGAGCAGCAATATGAAGCCGCTAAGTCGAGTTTCTATCCACGCTTTGATGCTGAGTTGTCGCGCGGTTTGGACAACAATATCGATGGTGTTAATGGTCACAGCAACGAGTGGCAGGCGATGGTGCGCATGCGCTACAACCTGTTCGCGGGCGGTAGTAATAAAGCTGACCTGCAGTCCAAGGCCTATCAGACCGGTCAAGCCATGGATATCCGTAACAATGCGCTGCGGGTATTAAATGAAGAGTTAGGTCTGGCTTGGAACGCCATGGAAAATGCCCGTCAGCAATTACCGATTGCCCAGCAGTACGTAGATTACAGCAGCCGGGTGCGCGGCTCTTACCAGAAGCAGTTCGGTCTGGGTGAGCGTACGTTGTTGGATTTACTCGACAGTGAAAACGAGCTGTTCACCGCTTCGCGTCGCCTTGAAGAAGTTCGCTTCATCGAGATGTTTACTCAATATCGGATCAAGGCCACCATGGGCACCCTGCTCAAGAGTCAGGGTGTAGTTGCGCCAATGGCTGCCGCACCGTTAGACGAGATCAAGGCTCAAGTTAGCTTGCCGGGCCTTAATTGAGCGCAGTCGTGAAGAGTGATTCCTTGTGGCAGTAGAGCCAAGCCCGATGCAAGTTCGTAGCGATCCTCGTGATCGCTACGATGACCCCCTCCTAGACAGCTTGTTATCACTGTGCGGCTTGCACCAAAAATCGGTGAGTCGGGCCATGCTTACCGCTGGGCTGCCGCTGCCTGAGCAGCGCCTGAGTGCCGAGTTGCTGCCGCGTGCAGCGGCTCGTGCAGGTTTGCAGGGGCGATGGTTACGCCGTGCGCTGGATAAAATCCCGTCTTTGGCCATGCCTGCTTTGCTGCTGCTAAACGATGGCCGTAGCGCTATTTTGCTCGGTTGGGATGAACAGGGGCACGCGCGCATCATGCCCAGCGAAAGCGAGGGTGGTGAGGTGCGGGTGAGTGCCGAGGCGCTCACTGAGGATTACAGCGGTCGAGTGTTTTTTGCTCAACCGCAGCACAAGTTTGATTTCAACCGTGGCGAGATGATCCCGCGCGCCACGTCCTGGTTTCGCGACACCCTCAAACGGTCGCGCTGGCTGTATATCGATGCGGTGGCGGCGAGTTTTTTGATCAATTTGATTGGCTTAGCTACGCCGCTGTTTGTGATGAATGTGTATGACCGCGTGGTGCCCAACCAAGCAGAAGCCACCTTATGGGTGTTAGCGATTGGCATCACGGGGGTGTTTTTCTTTGATTTATTGCTAAAAACCTTGCGCGGGCTGTGTCTGGATTTAGCCGGCAAAAAGACTGACTTGATCATCTCCGCCACGCTGTTCGAACGCATCGTTGGCATGGCCATGAAGTTTCGTCCGGCACGGGTCGGTAGTTTTGCCCAGAACATTCATGAGTTCCAAAGCCTGCGCGATTTCCTCGCCTCGCTGACGCTGGCCAGCGTTATCGACCTGCCGTTTACCCTGTTGATTCTCGCCGTAATTGCCATGATTGGCGGGCACTTGGTGTGGATTCCGGTGCTGGCTTTCCCGCTGGTAGCTTTGATCGGCTGGGCCTTGCAGCGGCCGCTGGCCGAGACGATGCAGCGCACCATGGCGTTGGCGGGTGAGCGTCAGTCAAGCCTGATTGAAAGTTTGGCTGGGCTGGATGCGGTCAAGGTCAATAACGCTGAGAGCGAGCGGCAATATCTATGGGAGCAGACCATCGGCACCCTCAGCCGTTTGGAGCTGCGCGCACGCATGCTTTCCAGTTTCGCGATGAACGCCACCATGCTGCTGCAGCAACTCGCTGGGGTGATTGTGATTGTGCTCGGGGTGTACCAGATTATCGACGGTAAGCTGAGCATGGGCGGTTTGATTGCCTGTTACATGCTCAGCAGTCGTGCGCTTGGGCCGCTGACGCAGATTTCTGGTTTGCTTACTCGTTATCAGCAAGCGCGCGTCACTCTTGAATCCGTTAATCAGATGATGGAGCTGCCGCAAGAGCGTCACGCCGACGAGCGTCCGCTCAAGCGTCAGTCGTTGCAGGGCGCCATCGAGTTTCGCCAGCTGGATTTCCACTACCCGGATCAACAGCAGGCCGCTTTGCAGGGCATTAACCTGGTGGTTCGCCCGGGTGAAAAAATAGGCATTATCGGCCGCAGTGGTTCGGGCAAAAGCTCGCTGGCCAAACTGATTGTCGGCTTATACCAGCCTGATGCAGGCAGCCTGTTGGTTGATGGTATTGATGTGCGTCAGCTGGATGTCAGCGACCTGCGCCACAACATCGGCTATGTACCGCAGGATATTCAGCTGTTCAGCGGTACCCTGCGCGACAACTTAGTGTCCGGCGCGCGCTATGTGGAAGACGAGCTGGTGTTGCAGGCCGCCGAGCTGGCCGGCGTGCATGAGTTCGCTCGCCTGCACCCGAAAGGTTATGAGTTGCAGGTGGGGGAGCGTGGGCAGAACCTTTCCGGCGGTCAGCGGCAGAACGTCGCTCTCGCTCGTGCGCTGCTGCTTGATCCGCCGATTTTGCTGCTGGATGAGCCGACCAGCGCTATGGATAACACCGGCGAGGAGCGCCTCAAACAGCGTTTGGCTGCCGTGATTGGCAACAAAACCCTGCTGTTGGTCACCCACCGTGCCTCAATGCTTAGCTTGGTTGACCGGCTGGTCATCGTCGATCGTGGGCAAATCATTGCTGACGGGCCTAAAGGTAGCGTCATGGAAGCGCTGAAGAAGGGGCAGATCAGTGTCAGCTAAAGAGCCCGAGAAGAAGAGCCTGCGTCAGGCTATTGCCGCTTATTTCGGCAGCCGCGATGAGCTCGGCGATGAGCCGCTGCCTGAGGTTAACAAAGCGCTGATCGAGGACGCGCCGCGGGTGGTGCGTCTGACCATCTGGGGGTTGATCGCGTTTGTGGTGTTTTGCCTGCTGTGGGCCAATTTCGCCATGGTTGACGAGGTCACGCGTGGCGATGGTAAGGCCATCCCGTCCTCGCGCTTGCAGAAAATTCAGAACTTGGAAGGCGGCATCGTCGCTGAGTTGTTTGTCCGCGAAGGGCAAATTGTCGAGGTGGGCGCTCCATTGCTGCGTCTGGATGACACCCGTTTTGCCTCCAATGTGGGCGAAACTGAGGCTGATCGCCTGGCCTTGCTGCTGCGCGTGGAGCGCCTCAACGCCGAAGTGCAGGACCGCGAACTGCTGATCACTGATGAGATACGGGAAAAAGCTGGTCGTCAGGCGGATAACGAGATTCAGCTCTTTAACAGCCGCAAACAGCAATTGCTCGATGAGGTGGCGGGTTTAGAAGAGCAGTTGATTCAGCGTCAGCAGGAGTTGCGCGAGTTCGCTTCTAAGCAAGGCCAGTTTCGCAATAGCCTCAGCCTGCTGCGCCAGGAAATAAACATGTCCGAGCCGCTGGTGGCTGAAGGTGCCATTTCTCCGGTGGAAGTGTTGCGCCTTAAGCGGGCCGAAGTGGAAGCGCGCGGTCAGCTAGATGCCACCACCTTGGCCATGCCAAGGGCTCAGGCGGCGATCAATGAAGTGCAGCGCAAAATTGATGAAACCCGTGGGCGTTTTCGCAGTGAGGCGCTGACTCAGCTAAACGAGGCGCGAACCGATCTGAGTAAAATCCAGTCCACCGGCAAAGCGCTGGAGGACCGGGTCAACCGAACGCTGGTGGTGTCGCCGGTGCGCGGTATCGTCAAGCAGTTGCTGGTCAACACCATCGGCGGGGTGATTCAGCCGGGCAGCGACTTGGTGGAAATTGTGCCGTTGGGTGAGAACCTGTTGGTTGAAGCACGTATCCGTCCGCAAGACATCGCCTTTCTGCATCCGGGGCAGGAAGCCATGGTCAAGTTCACCGCCTATGACTTCACTATTTACGGCGGGCTCAAGGCCGAGTTGGAGCAGATCGGTGCAGATACCGTGACGGACGACGACGGCAACAGTTTTTACGAGATCAAGCTGCGCACCAATAAAAGCCATCTGGGCACTGCAGAGCGTCCGCTGCTGATTATTCCTGGCATGGTGGCTTCGGTGGATATCATCACGGGCAAGAAAAGTGTGCTCAGTTACCTGCTTAAACCGATCATCCGCGCCCGTGCTGAGGCGCTGCGCGAACGTTGAGTTAGGCAGGCCGTGCACAGAATCAAGCCGCAGTTCGCTGCGGCTTTTTGTTATCTGCAATGTATGTTCAGCCTTCGCCATTGGCCGTGATGTGCAGTTGGTGTGACCGCGTTGGGGCTGAGTATTTCGTTTCGATGCGTGCGGGTACTCACGCGTTAGGGGGCTCAAACAGCCGGTTATCAGTAAGGTGACCATCGGTATAAATTACGTTGTGCGAAATTGACGCAGAACAATCAGTGCATGCGTAATGGCGATATGCTGGCTTTATTGGGTAATCGAGGAGTATCGGACGTGCCATCTATCATCAATGACCACCAGCAACTGTTCGATTATTTGCAGCAGCGCACCGACTCCCCACGCCGCCATCGGCGGCTCGGTGAGTTGCTGGTCAACCAGGGTCGG is from Pseudomonas sp. TMP9 and encodes:
- a CDS encoding TolC family outer membrane protein — encoded protein: MRFFALFPLALAVSMAAHGQTLNEAMQSALDVHPEIQAGINARLSVEEQMKAAKGGYLPRVDLLAGYGREGTDSPGTRGTTHNTETLNRGESSLRVQQMLFDGFATSSEVGRQRATVNARAYELLGTAERTALTVAEVYLDLLTRQELVRLAETNLASHERIYDQITRRSESGVGRTADLDQAEARLAQARNNLITEQTNLADAQVNYFSVVGRDASELSRPAGLAGHLPQSLSSARQEMLANNPLLSSAEADVQATEQQYEAAKSSFYPRFDAELSRGLDNNIDGVNGHSNEWQAMVRMRYNLFAGGSNKADLQSKAYQTGQAMDIRNNALRVLNEELGLAWNAMENARQQLPIAQQYVDYSSRVRGSYQKQFGLGERTLLDLLDSENELFTASRRLEEVRFIEMFTQYRIKATMGTLLKSQGVVAPMAAAPLDEIKAQVSLPGLN
- a CDS encoding type I secretion system permease/ATPase — encoded protein: MAVEPSPMQVRSDPRDRYDDPLLDSLLSLCGLHQKSVSRAMLTAGLPLPEQRLSAELLPRAAARAGLQGRWLRRALDKIPSLAMPALLLLNDGRSAILLGWDEQGHARIMPSESEGGEVRVSAEALTEDYSGRVFFAQPQHKFDFNRGEMIPRATSWFRDTLKRSRWLYIDAVAASFLINLIGLATPLFVMNVYDRVVPNQAEATLWVLAIGITGVFFFDLLLKTLRGLCLDLAGKKTDLIISATLFERIVGMAMKFRPARVGSFAQNIHEFQSLRDFLASLTLASVIDLPFTLLILAVIAMIGGHLVWIPVLAFPLVALIGWALQRPLAETMQRTMALAGERQSSLIESLAGLDAVKVNNAESERQYLWEQTIGTLSRLELRARMLSSFAMNATMLLQQLAGVIVIVLGVYQIIDGKLSMGGLIACYMLSSRALGPLTQISGLLTRYQQARVTLESVNQMMELPQERHADERPLKRQSLQGAIEFRQLDFHYPDQQQAALQGINLVVRPGEKIGIIGRSGSGKSSLAKLIVGLYQPDAGSLLVDGIDVRQLDVSDLRHNIGYVPQDIQLFSGTLRDNLVSGARYVEDELVLQAAELAGVHEFARLHPKGYELQVGERGQNLSGGQRQNVALARALLLDPPILLLDEPTSAMDNTGEERLKQRLAAVIGNKTLLLVTHRASMLSLVDRLVIVDRGQIIADGPKGSVMEALKKGQISVS
- a CDS encoding HlyD family type I secretion periplasmic adaptor subunit codes for the protein MRQAIAAYFGSRDELGDEPLPEVNKALIEDAPRVVRLTIWGLIAFVVFCLLWANFAMVDEVTRGDGKAIPSSRLQKIQNLEGGIVAELFVREGQIVEVGAPLLRLDDTRFASNVGETEADRLALLLRVERLNAEVQDRELLITDEIREKAGRQADNEIQLFNSRKQQLLDEVAGLEEQLIQRQQELREFASKQGQFRNSLSLLRQEINMSEPLVAEGAISPVEVLRLKRAEVEARGQLDATTLAMPRAQAAINEVQRKIDETRGRFRSEALTQLNEARTDLSKIQSTGKALEDRVNRTLVVSPVRGIVKQLLVNTIGGVIQPGSDLVEIVPLGENLLVEARIRPQDIAFLHPGQEAMVKFTAYDFTIYGGLKAELEQIGADTVTDDDGNSFYEIKLRTNKSHLGTAERPLLIIPGMVASVDIITGKKSVLSYLLKPIIRARAEALRER